A window of Metabacillus sp. B2-18 contains these coding sequences:
- a CDS encoding phage holin family protein — protein sequence MDGNKIVLFIKSIFTALGTVWSFIVGTMGWAFPTLLVMMAADFITGMMAGSKNEGLSSSRGREGFKKKVYILILIGAVYLLERSIFGTQHLGDGVTIAYIIIEFISLAENGGKLGVNIGPVKNIIAVLKEKGDGK from the coding sequence ATGGACGGGAATAAGATTGTTTTGTTCATTAAAAGTATATTTACAGCACTTGGTACAGTGTGGTCATTTATTGTTGGAACTATGGGTTGGGCATTTCCTACGTTACTAGTAATGATGGCAGCTGACTTTATAACCGGTATGATGGCTGGTTCGAAGAATGAGGGCCTAAGTAGTTCCCGAGGAAGAGAAGGGTTTAAAAAGAAAGTTTATATTTTAATCCTAATCGGTGCTGTTTATTTATTGGAACGTTCAATATTTGGTACACAACATCTTGGGGATGGTGTAACAATTGCATACATCATTATTGAATTTATTAGTTTAGCAGAGAATGGTGGAAAGCTTGGAGTAAACATTGGTCCTGTGAAGAACATTATTGCGGTGTTGAAGGAAAAAGGGGATGGTAAGTAG
- a CDS encoding peptidoglycan recognition protein family protein, producing the protein MRIEDTGLKWKYALTPIKSYRKVVVHHPAHPTWDINDIHKAHQNKGWNGMGYNYFITKEGRIQLGRGMNVGAHCEGHNSNTLGVSFQGNFETQIPTEAQYKAGAQLIAKLLKDAGLSITDVIGHRDLAATVCPGKNFDMSKLKHYILEELNPKKGVVQVVNRPLTDREKKIQAEAMELGITDGKNPFEPVDRFYLWSAMIPLAKRVRELEQKKKNKIKSPSYWRGFPLKYFSNNFVPCIFNAASQYLICP; encoded by the coding sequence GTGAGGATTGAAGATACAGGTCTTAAGTGGAAATATGCTTTAACACCTATTAAAAGCTATAGAAAGGTTGTTGTTCATCATCCAGCACACCCAACATGGGATATTAACGATATCCATAAAGCGCATCAAAACAAAGGTTGGAATGGAATGGGTTACAACTATTTCATAACAAAAGAAGGTCGCATTCAACTAGGTAGGGGTATGAATGTAGGTGCTCATTGTGAAGGGCATAACTCGAACACTTTAGGAGTGAGCTTTCAAGGAAACTTTGAAACTCAAATACCCACTGAAGCACAATATAAAGCAGGTGCTCAATTAATCGCAAAACTGTTAAAAGATGCAGGATTAAGCATAACTGATGTCATTGGTCATAGAGATTTAGCTGCAACTGTATGTCCTGGTAAAAACTTTGATATGAGTAAATTGAAACATTACATTCTTGAAGAATTAAATCCTAAAAAAGGAGTGGTTCAAGTGGTAAATAGACCATTAACAGACAGAGAGAAAAAGATACAAGCTGAAGCAATGGAATTAGGTATTACAGACGGTAAAAATCCATTTGAGCCTGTGGATCGTTTTTATTTATGGAGTGCTATGATTCCTTTAGCAAAGCGAGTACGTGAACTTGAACAAAAAAAAAAAAATAAAATAAAAAGCCCTTCCTACTGGAGGGGCTTTCCTTTAAAATACTTTTCTAATAATTTTGTACCATGCATCTTTAATGCTGCATCCCAGTACCTCATATGTCCTTGA
- a CDS encoding glycosyltransferase, translating into MRKVQTINFKEFVNGQYKQKQNRNKALYMTIITATGAYLTIGLPKGALAATEASSGAFDRLYEAAMRLFDGAVVVMIVICGAMWGFGHRSQAIERLIGVGAGYILARHAHDIKDFFKSI; encoded by the coding sequence ATGAGAAAGGTCCAAACAATTAATTTTAAGGAATTTGTTAATGGTCAGTATAAGCAAAAGCAGAATAGAAATAAGGCCCTTTATATGACAATCATTACAGCTACTGGGGCGTACCTGACCATTGGTTTACCAAAAGGTGCATTAGCTGCAACTGAAGCAAGCTCAGGAGCTTTTGACCGTTTGTACGAAGCTGCAATGAGACTGTTTGATGGTGCTGTTGTAGTTATGATCGTTATCTGTGGTGCAATGTGGGGATTCGGACATAGATCACAAGCAATAGAAAGATTAATCGGAGTAGGTGCTGGATATATCTTAGCCAGGCATGCACATGACATTAAAGACTTCTTTAAATCAATTTAA
- a CDS encoding M23 family metallopeptidase — protein MEVVGNTIKFKITSPYGARESFRTHPHTGMDVNFPSGTGIHSVHSGVVEKVVNYGDENLGKGIFVKGENGETTIYGHMRDISISEGQRVSEGTMIGHSGSTGHSTGPHLHFAEKNAEGNFVDPTHHFEQLTAMSANSVTDQSNWFLDSVNSFSDYIINKEVEFIFKPIGIGIKNMAIDLFWYIQTNIPEIMGSITLLAAALIILGFRIPKVTSIYGVSLIIAAFWRSAT, from the coding sequence GTGGAAGTAGTAGGTAACACAATCAAGTTTAAAATAACATCACCTTATGGAGCGCGGGAGTCATTTAGAACACATCCACATACTGGGATGGATGTTAATTTTCCATCAGGCACGGGGATTCATTCAGTGCATTCAGGGGTTGTGGAAAAGGTAGTTAATTATGGAGATGAAAACTTAGGTAAAGGAATATTCGTTAAAGGTGAAAATGGAGAAACAACAATATATGGACATATGAGAGATATATCTATTAGCGAAGGTCAAAGAGTTAGTGAAGGTACTATGATCGGTCATAGTGGTTCAACAGGTCATTCCACCGGACCGCACTTGCATTTTGCCGAGAAAAATGCAGAAGGTAATTTCGTTGACCCTACACATCATTTTGAACAATTAACTGCTATGAGTGCTAATAGTGTAACAGATCAGTCAAATTGGTTCTTAGATAGTGTGAATAGCTTCAGTGATTACATTATAAATAAAGAAGTTGAGTTTATTTTTAAACCGATCGGAATAGGCATAAAAAACATGGCAATCGATTTGTTTTGGTATATTCAAACAAACATTCCTGAGATCATGGGATCAATCACATTATTAGCTGCCGCATTAATTATTCTTGGTTTTCGAATTCCAAAAGTAACATCGATTTATGGAGTCTCATTAATTATTGCTGCTTTTTGGAGATCAGCAACTTAA
- a CDS encoding ATP-binding protein codes for MIQGDNFTVDVENRNLPVLYNGGLPAEIQEKKLRKPFFNRKIKAIKWNDFFEVEKNKMKVFRIIPHLNCSNNQNRHLWNTLHKAYELYHSVNSRTTLKVTNGIKVTHREKDLIWFDILFKTEGEEKKIEFYFSTSETMAKKFKSILENRLNITCKDAEVVDLHVPEENTIVHELRYVKHDIFSLDTNHTTQTSPIGSILNTIDEMDSGDFARISICNEREDRKKWFNNAVWASKKLKKGNVPQRANINGKRIVGASKPVVIGFINELNSLVTDTLQAVSNVFTKSDNQFEKKNIIKETGTSFDYASMKIRDKESQSTWKTHIRTAVHSPVKFNRDNISNSITSSFTELSKDNELNNKKIVDTIDIKVGSLHLKIKGRKHEVLNELNNLQLSKKTKMDPNVNIMSSDELGKLQQFPTAELQRKFENSLSVNKKVETEIPKLFTKDGILIGVAQLKDVQIPIYIPTTNPNDLYRAFVAMGGMGSGKDTYIQNFVTEANLKNKISFVVIDQVNKEGKQGMANGIRDSLPPENIVDIDLSNDDFLPPLDLTEVIEKLGRKGADRFANELIEFMNVDDMGQSRKILRNFAKACRGSLYQLKELLENEEFRVNRIKELKKEGLGRVADELDKFSTTYKENAKGEVVIDKDGQKSLDSKASAILNRLDELLGDETLYSIFAQPPNKEFSLGKLMKEGKVIIFRVPDRILSTVAVRTLVHWITLQTLMTRLLMSNEDQANGCFVVYNEPQTYLSNNKGLAELMKRIAVQGRKERLGSIFACHHIGQISEISDDLISGGVHWLLFKNDNKKTFDSLSEFLKPTFEVETALNIPNTTKTRHAICIFDFDGEKQPAFLTRTLIPSYERYKEYDNSYLTKRHSRMYGRSIEEIEEMLSA; via the coding sequence GTGATTCAAGGGGACAATTTTACTGTAGATGTAGAGAATAGAAACTTACCTGTACTTTATAACGGTGGATTGCCAGCTGAAATCCAAGAGAAAAAGTTAAGAAAACCTTTTTTCAACAGGAAGATAAAAGCTATAAAATGGAATGATTTCTTTGAAGTAGAGAAGAATAAAATGAAGGTGTTTCGGATCATCCCACATCTGAATTGTTCTAACAATCAGAATCGACATTTGTGGAACACCTTGCACAAAGCTTATGAGCTTTACCATTCAGTGAATTCGAGAACTACATTAAAAGTAACAAATGGGATAAAAGTTACTCACAGGGAGAAGGACCTGATCTGGTTTGACATCCTCTTTAAAACCGAAGGAGAAGAAAAGAAGATTGAATTTTATTTTTCAACAAGTGAAACCATGGCGAAGAAATTTAAGTCTATCTTGGAAAACAGGCTCAACATAACGTGTAAAGATGCAGAGGTGGTTGATCTGCATGTTCCTGAAGAAAATACAATCGTACATGAACTTAGATACGTAAAACATGATATTTTTTCACTTGATACGAATCATACGACTCAAACTTCTCCGATCGGAAGCATACTTAACACTATTGATGAGATGGACTCAGGTGATTTTGCTAGAATAAGTATTTGTAATGAAAGAGAAGACCGAAAGAAATGGTTTAACAATGCTGTGTGGGCATCAAAAAAGCTGAAGAAAGGAAATGTACCTCAAAGAGCAAACATAAACGGAAAAAGAATTGTAGGTGCATCTAAGCCAGTTGTAATAGGATTTATAAATGAACTAAACTCATTGGTAACCGATACACTACAAGCAGTTAGTAACGTGTTCACCAAATCAGATAATCAGTTTGAAAAGAAGAATATAATAAAAGAAACTGGAACAAGTTTTGACTACGCATCGATGAAGATCAGAGACAAAGAGAGTCAATCAACTTGGAAAACTCACATAAGAACCGCAGTTCACTCTCCAGTAAAATTCAACCGCGATAACATATCTAATTCGATTACTAGCTCTTTTACAGAACTTTCAAAGGATAACGAACTAAATAACAAGAAAATAGTTGATACGATCGACATTAAAGTCGGTTCTTTACATTTGAAAATAAAAGGAAGAAAACATGAAGTGCTAAATGAGTTAAATAATTTGCAACTTTCCAAGAAAACAAAGATGGATCCTAATGTTAATATCATGAGTTCAGATGAGCTAGGTAAACTTCAGCAATTTCCTACTGCAGAACTTCAACGTAAGTTTGAAAACAGTCTATCAGTTAACAAAAAAGTAGAAACAGAAATACCTAAATTGTTTACAAAAGACGGTATTCTAATAGGTGTAGCCCAACTTAAAGATGTACAGATACCAATTTATATTCCTACAACTAATCCAAATGATTTATATAGAGCATTTGTAGCGATGGGAGGCATGGGATCAGGAAAAGATACTTATATTCAAAACTTCGTTACGGAAGCAAATCTGAAGAACAAAATAAGTTTTGTTGTAATCGACCAGGTGAACAAAGAAGGCAAACAGGGGATGGCCAACGGTATAAGAGATAGTCTTCCTCCAGAAAATATTGTGGATATTGATTTATCAAATGACGATTTTTTACCTCCCTTAGATTTAACAGAAGTTATTGAGAAACTAGGTCGTAAGGGTGCAGATCGCTTTGCTAATGAACTTATTGAATTCATGAATGTGGATGACATGGGGCAGAGTAGAAAAATCCTAAGGAATTTTGCTAAGGCATGCAGAGGTTCATTGTATCAGTTAAAAGAACTTCTAGAAAATGAAGAATTTAGAGTTAATCGTATTAAAGAATTAAAAAAAGAGGGTTTAGGTCGTGTAGCTGATGAGTTGGATAAATTCTCGACAACTTATAAAGAGAATGCTAAGGGAGAGGTTGTAATAGATAAAGATGGACAGAAATCACTTGATTCAAAAGCATCTGCAATTTTAAACAGATTAGATGAACTTTTAGGTGACGAAACACTATACTCTATTTTCGCACAACCACCAAATAAGGAATTTAGCTTAGGGAAATTGATGAAAGAAGGAAAGGTCATAATATTCCGTGTTCCTGATCGTATCCTCTCAACTGTTGCAGTAAGAACCCTGGTCCACTGGATCACGTTACAAACGCTAATGACTAGATTATTGATGTCTAATGAAGATCAAGCAAATGGGTGCTTTGTTGTATATAACGAGCCACAAACATACTTGAGTAACAACAAGGGGTTAGCTGAACTAATGAAAAGAATAGCTGTTCAAGGAAGAAAAGAACGTCTAGGATCAATCTTTGCCTGTCATCATATTGGGCAAATTTCAGAAATAAGTGACGATTTAATTTCAGGTGGTGTCCACTGGTTATTGTTCAAAAATGATAACAAGAAGACGTTTGACAGCTTAAGTGAATTTTTAAAACCAACTTTTGAGGTAGAAACAGCTCTAAACATCCCTAATACGACTAAAACAAGACACGCAATATGTATTTTTGATTTTGATGGAGAGAAACAACCGGCCTTCTTAACAAGAACGCTGATTCCGTCTTATGAGCGATACAAGGAATATGACAATAGCTATTTAACTAAAAGACACTCCAGAATGTACGGAAGGTCAATTGAAGAGATTGAGGAAATGTTGAGTGCTTAA
- a CDS encoding competence protein ComK yields MLNLSVSLISTSITFEGRKEGTKDLMGITHKPPIVIDPTNSIYFFPTTSSTRPHCAWLSHSFVKEYVGTKEDNTCITFTNGKVITLPMSVGSFENQLFRTAQLRTIISSRIEQEQRKINMLLFPKGEKEVSSFYEQMIREMNRFQ; encoded by the coding sequence GTGCTTAACCTTTCTGTGTCTTTAATTAGTACTTCTATAACTTTTGAAGGCAGGAAGGAAGGGACTAAAGACTTAATGGGAATTACACATAAACCACCAATTGTAATTGACCCGACAAACTCAATTTACTTCTTCCCAACAACATCCTCCACACGGCCGCATTGTGCATGGCTTTCACATAGCTTTGTGAAAGAATATGTAGGAACGAAAGAAGACAATACTTGCATTACGTTTACAAATGGTAAAGTTATAACGTTACCAATGTCAGTAGGTTCCTTTGAAAATCAACTTTTCCGCACAGCACAGTTAAGAACGATTATTTCTTCAAGAATTGAACAAGAACAAAGAAAAATAAATATGCTTCTTTTTCCAAAAGGAGAGAAGGAAGTTAGTTCATTTTATGAACAAATGATAAGAGAAATGAATCGATTTCAATAA
- a CDS encoding TVP38/TMEM64 family protein, protein MNFETLQDIFTLEYLMELFETYRSFGPFFAILLPMLEAFFPFLPLVVFIVANVNSFGLWMGFFLSWIGACLGAIIVFVIMRKLGEWRVFKSLKQKKGIKKLLTWIERRGFSPLFLILCFPFTPSAAINVVAGLSRISYWQFILAVLSGKLVMIFLVSFIGQDLHALITKPIRSVIAGVVIFLLWFIGKRVEKRLNTTMTVEKKEH, encoded by the coding sequence ATGAACTTTGAGACGTTACAGGACATATTTACATTAGAATATTTAATGGAACTATTTGAGACCTATCGTTCATTTGGTCCATTTTTCGCGATATTATTACCAATGTTAGAAGCCTTTTTTCCATTTTTACCTCTAGTTGTCTTTATTGTTGCCAATGTAAATTCATTTGGACTATGGATGGGATTTTTTTTATCTTGGATTGGGGCTTGTTTAGGTGCTATTATTGTATTCGTTATAATGAGGAAACTTGGCGAATGGAGAGTTTTTAAGAGCCTGAAACAAAAAAAGGGAATTAAAAAGCTGTTAACCTGGATTGAAAGAAGAGGATTTAGTCCGCTTTTTCTTATTCTTTGTTTTCCGTTTACTCCGTCGGCAGCGATTAATGTTGTTGCAGGTTTGTCCAGAATTAGTTACTGGCAGTTTATATTAGCCGTTCTATCGGGGAAACTAGTTATGATTTTCTTGGTAAGTTTTATTGGGCAGGATCTGCACGCTCTTATAACAAAGCCAATTCGATCTGTTATAGCAGGAGTTGTAATCTTTTTACTGTGGTTCATTGGAAAAAGAGTGGAAAAAAGATTAAATACTACCATGACGGTTGAGAAAAAAGAACACTAA
- the lepB gene encoding signal peptidase I — translation MKKRKIAFTAVGVCLTAIIVKNLIFVEYKVEGVSMQPTYEEGRLLSINKLSLYFSSLKRFDVVVFQLPNSDDIYVKRVIGLPGDELHYKDDQLYVNGKAVNEPFLSPEDLDVTKQTGNFTLEDIIDKGTIPKGYIFVIGDNRIQSRDSRHFGLVKMDDVIGIVGNEE, via the coding sequence ATGAAAAAGCGTAAAATTGCTTTTACGGCAGTAGGAGTATGTTTAACGGCTATTATTGTGAAAAACTTGATCTTTGTTGAATATAAGGTAGAGGGAGTTTCCATGCAGCCAACATATGAGGAAGGAAGATTGCTGTCTATTAACAAGTTAAGCTTATATTTTTCCTCGTTAAAGAGATTTGATGTAGTTGTATTTCAACTCCCAAATAGTGACGACATTTATGTGAAAAGAGTGATTGGTCTTCCGGGTGATGAACTTCATTATAAGGACGATCAGCTTTATGTAAATGGAAAGGCTGTAAATGAACCTTTTCTTTCTCCAGAAGATCTAGATGTTACGAAGCAGACAGGAAACTTTACACTCGAGGATATTATAGATAAGGGAACAATACCAAAAGGTTATATATTTGTTATAGGTGACAACCGTATTCAAAGCCGGGACAGTCGTCATTTTGGTTTAGTGAAAATGGATGATGTCATAGGAATTGTAGGTAATGAAGAATAA